CGGACGTGGCCGATTTTGCGTTCGCTGGCGTCGAGGACGGTAAAGAGCAGGTTCTGGTACTGGAAGGTCTCGCCCTGGACGGGGATCCGGCCGAGGCTTGAGAAGATAAAGCCGCCGATCGTCTCGTAGTCCTCGCTTTCGGGCAGATTCAGTTCGTACTCGTCGTTGAGGTCGTCGGTGCGCATGCGGGCGTCGATCTGGAGGGTCTTGGAGTCCAGTTCCTTGATCAGCGGCGGTTCGGCCGGTTCGTACTCGTCGGTAATATCGCCGACGATCTCCTCGATCAGGTCTTCAAAGGTGACCAGGCCGAGTGTCCCGCCGTACTCGTCGAGGACGATGGCGACGTGGATTTTTTTGTGGCGGAACTCGGAGAAGAGGCTGCGCAGGAGCTTGGTTTCGGGGACGAAGTAGCAGGGGCGCATGACGTCGCGGACGGAGAAGCCGTTGGGGACGGTGTCGAGGAACTGGAGGAGGTCCTTGACGTAGAGCATTCCGATGATGTTGTCGAGGCTTTCCTCGTAGACGGGCAGTCGGCTGTGGCCGTGCTCCTGAATGGTCAGCTTGAGCTGGTCGAGGGAGGCGTCGGCGGCGACGGCGACCATCTCGGTGCGCGGGGTCATGACCTGTCCGACGGTGACCGAGCGGGTTTCGATGACGGACTCGATCATGCGGCGTTCCTGGGAGTCGACGACGCCCTCTTCCTCGCCCTCGTGGACGGCTTCGAGGATTTCCTGTTCGACGGCGTGGTTGCCCTCGGGTTCGATGGAGACGCCGGCAAGTCGTCGGACGAGCAGGTCGATGGCGTCCATGAAGGCGATCAGCGGGGTCATGACGAGCTTGACAGCCCGCAGGAACGGGAGGGTGGCGGCGAGGAACGGCTCGGCGGAGTATCGAGCCCAAGCGTAAGGAATCGCGACGGA
Above is a window of Phycisphaerae bacterium DNA encoding:
- a CDS encoding HlyC/CorC family transporter; its protein translation is MDTWYFGLLVAILGISLFFSAANFALKAYSRMKLEDLLTHRGNEDHLEIVQEDMHRLLLTSAVIRTSANLALVLAIANGLSQGVLHLPILVYAFLISIVLLSVFSVAIPYAWARYSAEPFLAATLPFLRAVKLVMTPLIAFMDAIDLLVRRLAGVSIEPEGNHAVEQEILEAVHEGEEEGVVDSQERRMIESVIETRSVTVGQVMTPRTEMVAVAADASLDQLKLTIQEHGHSRLPVYEESLDNIIGMLYVKDLLQFLDTVPNGFSVRDVMRPCYFVPETKLLRSLFSEFRHKKIHVAIVLDEYGGTLGLVTFEDLIEEIVGDITDEYEPAEPPLIKELDSKTLQIDARMRTDDLNDEYELNLPESEDYETIGGFIFSSLGRIPVQGETFQYQNLLFTVLDASERKIGHVRLEILPEEVVRNEANGAI